The proteins below come from a single Micromonospora citrea genomic window:
- the rfbB gene encoding dTDP-glucose 4,6-dehydratase, translating into MSAILVTGAAGFIGSNFVRHWRRAHPQDRVVAFDLLTYSGTLANLADLDDPVTFVRGDIRDQPAVEGVLREHGVDVVVNFAAESHNSRAVLDPTAFFETNVLGPVALMEAVRRVGRDGIRFHQISTCEVYGDMALDDPGAFTEESPYRPRTPYNAAKAGGDHAVRAFGHTYGIPFTITTCANNYGPYQFPEKVIPLFVTRALRGLPLPVYASSRNRREWLHVADHCRAVEAVLLHGRLGETYNVGSGVEVDVETLADAVLAELGLGPELKQRVPDRPSHDRRYLLDSGRLRGELGWAPTIGFDAGLAETVAWYRQHEAWWRPLLDRVQVAEETAWR; encoded by the coding sequence GTGAGCGCGATTCTCGTCACGGGCGCGGCGGGCTTCATCGGATCCAACTTCGTCCGGCACTGGCGCCGCGCCCACCCACAGGACCGGGTGGTCGCCTTCGACCTGCTGACCTATTCCGGCACGCTGGCCAACCTCGCCGACCTCGACGACCCGGTCACCTTCGTACGGGGAGACATCCGGGACCAGCCGGCCGTGGAGGGGGTGCTGCGCGAGCACGGCGTCGACGTCGTGGTCAACTTCGCCGCCGAGTCGCACAACTCCCGGGCGGTGCTCGATCCGACGGCCTTCTTCGAGACGAACGTGCTGGGCCCCGTCGCCCTCATGGAGGCCGTCCGGCGGGTCGGCCGCGACGGGATCCGCTTCCACCAGATCTCCACCTGCGAGGTGTACGGGGACATGGCGCTCGACGACCCCGGCGCCTTCACCGAGGAGTCGCCCTACCGGCCGCGCACCCCGTACAACGCCGCGAAGGCCGGGGGCGACCACGCGGTACGCGCCTTCGGCCACACCTACGGGATCCCGTTCACGATCACGACCTGCGCCAACAACTACGGGCCGTACCAGTTCCCGGAGAAGGTCATCCCGCTGTTCGTCACGCGCGCGCTGCGGGGGTTGCCGCTGCCGGTCTACGCCTCCAGCCGTAACCGCCGGGAGTGGCTGCACGTGGCCGACCACTGCCGCGCGGTCGAGGCGGTGCTGCTGCACGGCCGGCTGGGGGAGACGTACAACGTCGGCAGCGGCGTGGAGGTCGACGTCGAGACGCTCGCCGACGCCGTGCTCGCGGAGCTGGGCCTCGGCCCGGAGCTGAAGCAGCGGGTGCCCGACCGCCCCTCGCACGACCGCCGCTACCTGCTCGACTCCGGCAGGCTGCGGGGCGAGCTGGGCTGGGCCCCGACGATCGGGTTCGACGCCGGGCTGGCCGAGACGGTCGCCTGGTACCGGCAGCACGAGGCCTGGTGGCGGCCGCTGCTCGACCGCGTACAGGTGGCCGAGGAGACCGCGTGGCGGTGA